A region of Carassius gibelio isolate Cgi1373 ecotype wild population from Czech Republic chromosome B11, carGib1.2-hapl.c, whole genome shotgun sequence DNA encodes the following proteins:
- the LOC127968385 gene encoding AP-5 complex subunit beta-1-like yields the protein MTDLWDQRVSAFLLSPSQFLATTTTESFLHELLNELRNDKTNDQFKILLVSVLLEHPTILCPSASVGEETALELLSVFSHTPQKSIVLKCNVMLAITSVIICTSCLATHTKTAEDWLDLLFQTIQDTNDYRCGLSQQPIRATACDCLREMETCSPGLISQKLEALYLLKQQETTVLHQSYCLLYTLGLKNAIRILTNQKDVTDLEFKSILGGNEGFAWKSNPLELTSLPINMLVQVPRLTQGLECKELKSIMSSLLEESYLLTPISQSALLRELVEVVAMVPGLSPTLFKSQLLRLFGTADVSLMHATLFMKEMFTDSLFTTEDENFLLKRLVGTAQHPLLRIPEKLFYMECILHFPENRPISSSGEESLPVLVTPRLAASLHPTIFNDSATMLCRLNLLCLVHLEANEGETDKGIGFLIDHIMALLKIVDNDGSREVVVTSFRALFIFLIYFSGMEELSKKIIDKLCNMYSRHSRLAPNLIGLADRIQEHLDDPVWSVKLLRGLQKCIIEMPPLQLTIHNLSWHMKVLKRVAKEGQITQRNTIYLLLNVLINSNLCERGNWQLGNAVLNVCRNLLEHPSIDQVFIELADLLQYISIQYDDTDIKDHARFYYTLLTNLSWEKLMGVLAKSLDGGRAKERSHSAIMAESEGIASNLTLHKTNRHVLQLIKVQEKATQSSSESSSESVEATSEVRDWFEVYQGQFQTPGFGSEVTLRYNLTHVKETDPLFDKVFTICLHFELKDSNYAKVSDIHVPCVFRDRKSPEVKVKLKPSQPYPTSLCVSAMFTTQDGRSWHSRLPDVSVSFPEIFLPLPLPPNSSCECREQVFERIWEATASGEPDRSAISLFCFKLEDERLADLIRTHFQGFLITDQQSEGSWKVLFFLPPKCHMLLKITQAEDAARVSIATDNWELLPFVNSYLQNITDNCRSTVTDG from the exons atgACGGATCTCTGGGATCAGAGAGTATCTGCCTTTCTACTGAGTCCATCTCAGTTTTTGGCCACCACCACCACTGAGAGTTTCCTGCATGAACTCCTGAACGAACTGCGGAATGATAAGACCAATGATCAATTTAAG aTACTCCTTGTGTCTGTACTACTGGAGCATCCAACCATTCTCTGCCCTTCTGCCTCTGTGGGAGAGGAAACAGCCCTTGAACTCCTGTCAGTCTTCTCTCACACACCACAGAAATCCATCGTGCTCAAGTGCAATGTCATGCTGGCCATCACCAGTGTGATAATATGCACATCCTGCCTGGCTACCCACACAAAGACGGCTGAAGACTGGCTTGACCTGCTATTTCAGACGATCCAGGACACCAATGACTACAGATGTGGTCTATCCCAGCAGCCAATAAGGGCCACCGCTTGTGATTGTCTACGAGAAATGGAAACCTGTAGCCCTGGCCTTATTTCTCAAAAGTTAGAGGCCCTGTATCTTCTAAAACAGCAAGAAACCACAGTTCTGCATCAGTCCTACTGTTTGCTTTATACACTCGGGCTGAAGAATGCCATAAGGATCTTGACGAACCAAAAAGATGTTACTGACCTAGAGTTTAAGAGTATATTAGGAGGAAATGAAGGGTTTGCATGGAAAAGCAATCCGTTAGAATTGACCTCGTTGCCAATAAACATGCTGGTGCAAGTCCCACGTTTGACACAAGGACTGGAATGTAAAGAACTCAAATCTATAATGTCTTCGCTCTTGGAGGAGTCTTACCTACTAACGCCTATTTCCCAGTCTGCCCTACTTCGGGAGCTTGTAGAAGTTGTCGCCATGGTCCCGGGACTCTCTCCGACACTATTCAAATCGCAGCTTCTGCGACTTTTTGGAACGGCAGATGTTTCGCTCATGCATGCCACACTCTTTATGAAGGAAATGTTCACAGATAGCCTTTTCACCACAGAGGACGAGAACTTCCTACTCAAGCGTCTCGTGGGCACGGCCCAGCATCCGCTCCTAAGAATTCCAGAAAAGCTCTTCTACATGGAATGCATCCTGCACTTCCCTGAGAACCGGCCCATATCCAGCAGTGGAGAAGAGAGTTTACCCGTTCTGGTTACACCACGTCTGGCAGCGTCTCTTCATCCAACCATTTTCAATGATAGTGCAACTATGCTCTGCAGGCTTAACCTTCTTTGTTTGGTGCACCTTGAAGCCAATGAGGGCGAAACGGACAAAGGAATTGGCTTCCTGATTGATCACATAATGGCCCTTTTGAAAATCGTTGACAATGATGGTAGCAGAGAAGTAGTGGTGACCTCTTTCAGAGCGCtgtttatttttctcatttactTCAGTGGCATGGAAGAACTCTCTAAGAAGATAATTGACAAATTATGCAACATGTATTCCAGACATTCGCGACTCGCACCGAATTTGATTGGCCTTGCAGATCGCATCCAGGAGCATCTGGATGACCCAGTCTGGTCGGTCAAGTTGCTAAGAGGGCTTCAGAAATGCATTATAGAAATGCCTCCATTGCAGTTGACGATTCATAATTTGAGTTGGCACATGAAAGTCTTGAAAAGAGTGGCTAAAGAGGGTCAGATTACCCAGAGAAACACCATTTACCTTCTTCTTAATGTCCTCATCAACTCCAACTTGTGTGAAAGAGGCAACTGGCAACTTGGAAACGCAGTTCTCAATGTTTGTCGCAATCTTTTGGAGCACCCCTCCATTGATCAAGTGTTTATCGAGTTGGCTGATCTTTTGCAATACATATCAATACAATATGACGATACAGACATTAAGGATCACGCTCGCTTCTACTACACACTGCTAACCAACCTTTCGTGGGAAAagcttatgggggttcttgccaAAAGTCTTGATGGAGGACGTGCCAAAGAGCGGTCGCATTCTGCAATTATGGCCGAGAGCGAGGGGATCGCCAGTAACCTGACTTTGCACAAAACTAACCGGCATGTTTTACAACTCATCAAGGTTCAAGAAAAAGCCACACAAAGCTCTTCTGAAAGCTCTTCAGAGTCAGTGGAGGCAACGAGCGAGGTTAGGGATTGGTTTGAGGTTTATCAAGGACAGTTTCAGACCCCTGGATTCGGCTCTGAGGTCACCTTGAGGTACAATTTGACTCATGTGAAAGAAACCGATCCTTTATTTGATAAAGTCTTTACAATCTGTCTGCATTTCGAACTGAAAGACTCAAACTATGCAAAGGTAAGTGACATACACGTACCATGTGTGTTCAGAGATAGAAAGTCACCTGAGGTCAAAGTCAAGCTCAAGCCCTCTCAACCATACCCTACTAGTTTATGCGTCAGTGCCATGTTTACAACGCAAGACGGACGCTCTTGGCACAGCCGACTGCCTGATGTGAGCGTCTCATTCCCTGAGATATTCCTTCCTCTGCCTTTACCACCAAACTCATCCTGTGAATGTAGAGAACAAGTGTTCGAACGCATCTGGGAGGCCACGGCCTCTGGGGAACCTGACAGATCTGCCATTAGTCTGTTCTGTTTTAAACTTGAAGATGAAAGGCTTGCTGATCTGATCAGGACACATTTTCAAGGTTTCCTTATTACAGATCAGCAAAGTGAAGGATCGTGGAAAGTCTTGTTCTTTCTTCCACCCAAATGCCATATGCTTTTGAAAATTACACAGGCTGAGGACGCCGCTCGGGTCAGCATTGCAACGGACAACTGGGAGCTGTTACCTTTTGTGAACTCTTACCTCCAAAACATTACTGATAATTGTAGGTCAACAGTAACAGATGGCTAA
- the LOC127968387 gene encoding uncharacterized protein C1orf50 homolog isoform X1 translates to MDKTVSLPQQPNKTSTVTLVETSSNPSGMALVSPYQTNRVGDPMDIVALAQQVQKGDEFIRANACNKLTVIADQIRYLQEQARKVLEDAKKDAELHHAACNVVKKPGNMYYLYLRESGQRYFSIVSPQEWGPSCPHKFLGGYKLQHDMSWTPQEEVEKRDAEIGIIDKLLNRQIALPACTEPNFEGLPQ, encoded by the exons ATGGATAAAACTGTCAGTTTACCACAACAACCGAACAAAACCTCCACGG TAACCTTGGTGGAGACCAGCAGTAACCCGAGTGGAATGGCACTGGTGAGTCCCTACCAGACTAACCGGGTTGGAGATCCTATGGATATAGTTGCTTTGGCACAGCAAGTACAGAAG ggagATGAATTCATCAGAGCCAATGCTTGCAACAAACTTACAGTGATTGCTGACCAGATAAGGTACCTTCAGGAACAAGCAAGAAAG GTTTTAGAGGATGCCAAGAAAGATGCTGAGCTTCACCATGCTGCCTGCAATGTTGTGAAGAAACCAGGAAACATGTATTATCTTTACCTGCGTGAATCCGGACAGCGGTACTTCTCGATTGTGTCTCCTCAG GAATGGGGTCCTAGTTGTCCTCACAAGTTCCTTGGTGGATACAAACTCCAACATGATATGTCTTGGACACCACAAGAGGAAGTTGAAAAGCGGGATGCTGAAATTGGCATCATTGACAAACTGTTGAACAGACAAATTGCTCTACCAGCCTGTACAGAGCCTAACTTTGAAGGGCTTCCACAGTGA
- the LOC127968387 gene encoding uncharacterized protein C1orf50 homolog isoform X2 yields the protein MALVSPYQTNRVGDPMDIVALAQQVQKGDEFIRANACNKLTVIADQIRYLQEQARKVLEDAKKDAELHHAACNVVKKPGNMYYLYLRESGQRYFSIVSPQEWGPSCPHKFLGGYKLQHDMSWTPQEEVEKRDAEIGIIDKLLNRQIALPACTEPNFEGLPQ from the exons ATGGCACTGGTGAGTCCCTACCAGACTAACCGGGTTGGAGATCCTATGGATATAGTTGCTTTGGCACAGCAAGTACAGAAG ggagATGAATTCATCAGAGCCAATGCTTGCAACAAACTTACAGTGATTGCTGACCAGATAAGGTACCTTCAGGAACAAGCAAGAAAG GTTTTAGAGGATGCCAAGAAAGATGCTGAGCTTCACCATGCTGCCTGCAATGTTGTGAAGAAACCAGGAAACATGTATTATCTTTACCTGCGTGAATCCGGACAGCGGTACTTCTCGATTGTGTCTCCTCAG GAATGGGGTCCTAGTTGTCCTCACAAGTTCCTTGGTGGATACAAACTCCAACATGATATGTCTTGGACACCACAAGAGGAAGTTGAAAAGCGGGATGCTGAAATTGGCATCATTGACAAACTGTTGAACAGACAAATTGCTCTACCAGCCTGTACAGAGCCTAACTTTGAAGGGCTTCCACAGTGA
- the LOC127968386 gene encoding prolyl 3-hydroxylase 1-like isoform X1 yields MWISLSLISVLFTVHFTVCDTQSHGIFEPYDLLFDNAVEAYYKQDWLAVILNMERALRNKAALRKIQTHCRVSCANHTAFGDPFPGVGVPIPGTGPVEDLAFFQRILQRADCVNACESEKLGPPTLHKVSEAIELEFKKRSPYNYLQVAYFKINKLDKAVAAANTFFMANPDHVEMKQNLEYYRMMAGVQETDFKDLEERPHMAEFLEGKIHYSAEDFAPAIEHFEAAVEEYFTAYEECSVLCEGSFNYDGYNYMEYSADLFQSMTDHYLHALNCKQHCAVDLASTAGREKPFEDFLPSHFNYLQFSYYNSEKYEQAIECAKTYLLFHPEDAVMAQNLAYYSAVLGEDKAIDITAREVVKHHIKRSLLEKELLYFGYEMFGKTFVDPDTWTPEDIMPKKLRDKQKTDKETAARITEEISNLMKEIETLVEEKSKESSDLAMFVKDDINPVSTPETANKRPFDDIAITLTPSALNGSQRVVLDGVTTSDECQELQRLSRTEAIQRGFKATLSPHSVSEMFQDISILKALQEGLVPLMSARLFSDLSEKIRNVLESYFVLESPLYLSSSNLVCRSAIAEKQEERTDCLLISELNSCVKELSAYSDQGYSAILYLNDDFEGGDFIFTESDAKSVSAVVKPRCGRVVGYRAGPENLHGVTAVTKGQRCAVVLQFTLDPHHSEKERLEVEELLKKLSSSVEADLQKTEMDSNTKSSEHEETVSAKTTEEETIKSSTSTENPSKATEENKTDSKVVIKSEKPNAKASKKKTKTQTKAKADKTKSKVSDKTKTTSAEKKKSKTAKTKPVTSDEKKKSGKATVKNTAEPKSTEPKDSTAENHKDEL; encoded by the exons ATGTGGATATCCCTGTCCCTGATCTCAGTCCTCTTCACTGTCCATTTCACCGTGTGTGACACTCAAAGCCATGGGATATTCGAGCCATACGATCTGCTTTTTGATAATGCGGTGGAGGCGTATTATAAGCAGGACTGGTTGGCTGTGATCCTGAACATGGAAAGAGCTTTGCGGAATAAAGCAGCGCTGCGTAAAATCCAGACGCACTGCCGCGTATCCTGCGCGAATCACACCGCTTTCGGGGATCCATTCCCAGGTGTGGGTGTCCCGATCCCAGGAACCGGGCCCGTGGAGGATTTAGCGTTCTTCCAGAGGATTCTCCAACGGGCCGATTGTGTGAATGCATGTGAAAGCGAGAAACTGGGACCACCGACACTTCATAAAGTCAGTGAGGCTATAGAGCTGGAGTTCAAGAAAAGGTCGCCTTACAATTACCTGCAAGTGGCTTACTTTAAG ATAAACAAGCTTGACAAGGCAGTGGCAGCAGCGAATACATTTTTCATGGCAAACCCCGACCACGTAGAGATGAAACAGAATTTGGAGTACTACAGGATGATGGCTGGGGTGCAAGAGACGGATTTCAAGGACCTGGAGGAGAGACCGCACATG GCTGAATTTTTAGAGGGCAAGATTCATTACAGTGCAGAAGATTTTGCCCCAGCCATCGAGCACTTTGAGGCCGCTGTCGAAGAATATTTCACCGCTTATGAAGAATGCAGCGTTCTCTGCGAGGGATCGTTCAATTATGACGGTTACAACTACATGGAGTACAGCGCCGATCTCTTCCAGTCTATGACAG ATCATTACCTTCATGCTCTGAACTGCAAGCAGCACTGCGCTGTGGATCTGGCATCCACCGCTGGAAGAGAGAAGCCTTTTGAAGATTTCCTCCCATCGCATTTTAACTACCTTCAGTTTTCATATTATAACA GTGAGAAATACGAGCAGGCCATTGAGTGTGCTAAAACATACCTGCTCTTCCACCCTGAGGATGCAGTCATGGCTCAGAACCTAGCATACTACTCCGCTGTTCTGGGAGAAGACAAGGCCATCGACATTACAGCCAGAGAG GTTGTTAAGCACCATATTAAGAGATCTTTGCTGGAAAAAGAGCTTCTTTACTTTGGCTATGAGATGTTTGGTAAAACCTTTGTTGATCCA GACACATGGACCCCTGAGGACATCATGCCCAAGAAACTAAGAGACAAACAAAA AACAGACAAAGAAACAGCCGCGAGGATTACAGAGGAGATCAGTAACCTGATGAAAGAGATCGAGACGCTTGTGGAAGAAAAGAGTAAAGAATCATCAGACCTGGCCATGTTTGTGAAAGACG ATATCAATCCAGTCTCTACTCCAGAAACTGCTAACAAACGTCCGTTTGATGACATCGCGATAACCTTGACACCCTCAGCCCTGAACGGCTCACAGAGGGTCGTCCTGGATGGCGTAACCACATCCGATGAGTGCCAGGAACTTCAGCGCCTCTCCCGT ACAGAAGCTATTCAAAGGGGTTTTAAAGCAACTCTCTCCCCTCATTCAGTGAGTGAGATGTTTCAGGATATTTCGATTCTCAAAGCCCTGCAG GAGGGTCTGGTTCCCTTGATGAGTGCACGATTGTTTTCTGACCTCAGCGAGAAGATTCGTAACGTTCTGGAATCCTACTTTGTTCTGGAATCACCCCTGTATTTGTCCAGTTCAAACCTGGTCTGCCGATCTGCCATCG CAGAGAAACAGGAAGAGCGCACAGACTGTCTGCTTATCTCAGAGCTCAACAGTTGTGTCAAAGAGCTGTCGGCATACAGCGATCAAGGCTACAG TGCCATTTTGTACCTCAATGATGACTTCGAAGGGGGAGATTTTATCTTCACTGAGTCAGATGCCAAAAGTGTCTCT GCAGTGGTGAAGCCTCGGTGTGGTAGAGTCGTGGGATACAGAGCTGGACCAGAGAACCTTCATGGAGTGACCGCAGTAACCAAAGGCCAGAGGTGTGCTGTAGTGCTTCAGTTCACTCTGGATCCTCATCACAGTGAGAAG GAGCGTTTAGAAGTCGAAGAACTTCTGAAAAAGCTTTCCAGCTCAGTTGAAGCTGATCTCCAGAAAACAGAAATGGACAGTAACACGAAATCCTCTGAACATGAAGAAACAGTTTCTGCTAAAACAACAGAAGAAGAGACAATAAAGTCAAGCACATCTACAGAAAATCCCAGCAAAGCTAcggaggaaaacaaaactgacAGCAAAGTGGTGATAAAAAGTGAAAAACCTAATGCAAAAGCatctaaaaagaaaacaaaaacccaaacaaaagccaaagcagacaaaacaaaaagtaaagtgtcagacaaaacaaaaaccacTTCAGCAGAGAAAAAGAAATCAAAAACAGCTAAGACAAAACCTGTAACATCAGATGAAAAGAAGAAATCAGGCAAAGCAACTGTTAAAAATACTGCAGAGCCAAAGAGCACAGAACCAAAAGACTCTACAGCTGAAAACCACAAGGATGAGTTATGA
- the LOC127968386 gene encoding prolyl 3-hydroxylase 1-like isoform X2: protein MWISLSLISVLFTVHFTVCDTQSHGIFEPYDLLFDNAVEAYYKQDWLAVILNMERALRNKAALRKIQTHCRVSCANHTAFGDPFPGVGVPIPGTGPVEDLAFFQRILQRADCVNACESEKLGPPTLHKVSEAIELEFKKRSPYNYLQVAYFKINKLDKAVAAANTFFMANPDHVEMKQNLEYYRMMAGVQETDFKDLEERPHMAEFLEGKIHYSAEDFAPAIEHFEAAVEEYFTAYEECSVLCEGSFNYDGYNYMEYSADLFQSMTDHYLHALNCKQHCAVDLASTAGREKPFEDFLPSHFNYLQFSYYNSEKYEQAIECAKTYLLFHPEDAVMAQNLAYYSAVLGEDKAIDITAREVVKHHIKRSLLEKELLYFGYEMFGKTFVDPDTWTPEDIMPKKLRDKQKTDKETAARITEEISNLMKEIETLVEEKSKESSDLAMFVKDDINPVSTPETANKRPFDDIAITLTPSALNGSQRVVLDGVTTSDECQELQRLSRTEAIQRGFKATLSPHSVSEMFQDISILKALQEGLVPLMSARLFSDLSEKIRNVLESYFVLESPLYLSSSNLVCRSAIEKQEERTDCLLISELNSCVKELSAYSDQGYSAILYLNDDFEGGDFIFTESDAKSVSAVVKPRCGRVVGYRAGPENLHGVTAVTKGQRCAVVLQFTLDPHHSEKERLEVEELLKKLSSSVEADLQKTEMDSNTKSSEHEETVSAKTTEEETIKSSTSTENPSKATEENKTDSKVVIKSEKPNAKASKKKTKTQTKAKADKTKSKVSDKTKTTSAEKKKSKTAKTKPVTSDEKKKSGKATVKNTAEPKSTEPKDSTAENHKDEL, encoded by the exons ATGTGGATATCCCTGTCCCTGATCTCAGTCCTCTTCACTGTCCATTTCACCGTGTGTGACACTCAAAGCCATGGGATATTCGAGCCATACGATCTGCTTTTTGATAATGCGGTGGAGGCGTATTATAAGCAGGACTGGTTGGCTGTGATCCTGAACATGGAAAGAGCTTTGCGGAATAAAGCAGCGCTGCGTAAAATCCAGACGCACTGCCGCGTATCCTGCGCGAATCACACCGCTTTCGGGGATCCATTCCCAGGTGTGGGTGTCCCGATCCCAGGAACCGGGCCCGTGGAGGATTTAGCGTTCTTCCAGAGGATTCTCCAACGGGCCGATTGTGTGAATGCATGTGAAAGCGAGAAACTGGGACCACCGACACTTCATAAAGTCAGTGAGGCTATAGAGCTGGAGTTCAAGAAAAGGTCGCCTTACAATTACCTGCAAGTGGCTTACTTTAAG ATAAACAAGCTTGACAAGGCAGTGGCAGCAGCGAATACATTTTTCATGGCAAACCCCGACCACGTAGAGATGAAACAGAATTTGGAGTACTACAGGATGATGGCTGGGGTGCAAGAGACGGATTTCAAGGACCTGGAGGAGAGACCGCACATG GCTGAATTTTTAGAGGGCAAGATTCATTACAGTGCAGAAGATTTTGCCCCAGCCATCGAGCACTTTGAGGCCGCTGTCGAAGAATATTTCACCGCTTATGAAGAATGCAGCGTTCTCTGCGAGGGATCGTTCAATTATGACGGTTACAACTACATGGAGTACAGCGCCGATCTCTTCCAGTCTATGACAG ATCATTACCTTCATGCTCTGAACTGCAAGCAGCACTGCGCTGTGGATCTGGCATCCACCGCTGGAAGAGAGAAGCCTTTTGAAGATTTCCTCCCATCGCATTTTAACTACCTTCAGTTTTCATATTATAACA GTGAGAAATACGAGCAGGCCATTGAGTGTGCTAAAACATACCTGCTCTTCCACCCTGAGGATGCAGTCATGGCTCAGAACCTAGCATACTACTCCGCTGTTCTGGGAGAAGACAAGGCCATCGACATTACAGCCAGAGAG GTTGTTAAGCACCATATTAAGAGATCTTTGCTGGAAAAAGAGCTTCTTTACTTTGGCTATGAGATGTTTGGTAAAACCTTTGTTGATCCA GACACATGGACCCCTGAGGACATCATGCCCAAGAAACTAAGAGACAAACAAAA AACAGACAAAGAAACAGCCGCGAGGATTACAGAGGAGATCAGTAACCTGATGAAAGAGATCGAGACGCTTGTGGAAGAAAAGAGTAAAGAATCATCAGACCTGGCCATGTTTGTGAAAGACG ATATCAATCCAGTCTCTACTCCAGAAACTGCTAACAAACGTCCGTTTGATGACATCGCGATAACCTTGACACCCTCAGCCCTGAACGGCTCACAGAGGGTCGTCCTGGATGGCGTAACCACATCCGATGAGTGCCAGGAACTTCAGCGCCTCTCCCGT ACAGAAGCTATTCAAAGGGGTTTTAAAGCAACTCTCTCCCCTCATTCAGTGAGTGAGATGTTTCAGGATATTTCGATTCTCAAAGCCCTGCAG GAGGGTCTGGTTCCCTTGATGAGTGCACGATTGTTTTCTGACCTCAGCGAGAAGATTCGTAACGTTCTGGAATCCTACTTTGTTCTGGAATCACCCCTGTATTTGTCCAGTTCAAACCTGGTCTGCCGATCTGCCATCG AGAAACAGGAAGAGCGCACAGACTGTCTGCTTATCTCAGAGCTCAACAGTTGTGTCAAAGAGCTGTCGGCATACAGCGATCAAGGCTACAG TGCCATTTTGTACCTCAATGATGACTTCGAAGGGGGAGATTTTATCTTCACTGAGTCAGATGCCAAAAGTGTCTCT GCAGTGGTGAAGCCTCGGTGTGGTAGAGTCGTGGGATACAGAGCTGGACCAGAGAACCTTCATGGAGTGACCGCAGTAACCAAAGGCCAGAGGTGTGCTGTAGTGCTTCAGTTCACTCTGGATCCTCATCACAGTGAGAAG GAGCGTTTAGAAGTCGAAGAACTTCTGAAAAAGCTTTCCAGCTCAGTTGAAGCTGATCTCCAGAAAACAGAAATGGACAGTAACACGAAATCCTCTGAACATGAAGAAACAGTTTCTGCTAAAACAACAGAAGAAGAGACAATAAAGTCAAGCACATCTACAGAAAATCCCAGCAAAGCTAcggaggaaaacaaaactgacAGCAAAGTGGTGATAAAAAGTGAAAAACCTAATGCAAAAGCatctaaaaagaaaacaaaaacccaaacaaaagccaaagcagacaaaacaaaaagtaaagtgtcagacaaaacaaaaaccacTTCAGCAGAGAAAAAGAAATCAAAAACAGCTAAGACAAAACCTGTAACATCAGATGAAAAGAAGAAATCAGGCAAAGCAACTGTTAAAAATACTGCAGAGCCAAAGAGCACAGAACCAAAAGACTCTACAGCTGAAAACCACAAGGATGAGTTATGA